GAGATCAGGAAGTTGCATTAGCCCATGTAACGACTTGTTAGAAGCAAATGGTCCATTCAGAGATTGTTGCTGATCCTGAAACCCTTGATTGAAAAAACTAGCCGAGGAATTAGGCAGAGGCTGCGCTTGACCGAATGAGGACGGATTCATGAGGTGCTCGAATTTCGCAGCGCCACCAGCAGTCCCTAGCCTTAGCATATTATTAGGTGGGAGGGAGGAACCACCCATTTGGGATAGGCCTAAGCTCATCATTTGGTTGTTTCCTGGATAAAGATGAGAACTAGTAGCCATGGCACTTAAGCTTGAAGGATGCCTTGCACTCTCTTGCGCTAGAGCGTCGCAGAAGGCCCTATGCGTGATGAAACTGTCCCGCCTATATATCATGTAATTTATCATCACAGACGAACAATGTAATTGAACAATGTAAGATACTGATCTGTCAGATCGGAAACATATTCCCCGAATTTCCTACATTACATACAAAGCCTACGAATAGTCTATATTTTTAATTGCACAGAGAATATTTCAGCAATCATGATTCTAATTTTCTAATCATATGAGAATACCTCACCATTCTAATCATTAGCCTTTTAGctaaaatgaaattatagaATAACTATGAATTGATGCTACTATAGGTAGCTAGCTGATCGAAATACGGAGCTGGACCAGTTAAGAATCTGTCAATCAATTACCAGTAATAGCTCGTAGAgcgagagagaaagaagagagagcATCTAAGCTTTGGTCCCATGGACTACATGCATGTTCAATCTTATGGAAATGAGTACCTGGAAAGGACTCTGCTTACATGAAGCCAATCCAGAAGAGAACAAAAACCCAGTAACAACACACATAGAAATATATCCAATAATCCAACTCATATGAGACCAAAGCAGTGCTAGctaatcaatatatatgctcCCCGTTTCGCTTTCATTTGTGTACAAATACACGTGAGTAGCCAAAAAGATTAAAGAGATGGTGTTTTCGAGGTAAAAGATCAGCTTGATTTCCCCTTCTCCCCGTAAAAATTTGATTTCCCTTTTAAAACCATCTTCCAGCCGTTTCAGTTTAACAGAGACTATTTATTACTCACGTGTAAACAGAAAAAATTTGTTTTCCAGAATCAGAAATCAttcataaattaataagtttaTGTGAAATTAATAAGATCGGTAGTAACTAAATAAGTACGTACCTGGAGAAGAGAGTACCACAGTCGCAGCGGTACTCCCGAGTGCCGCAAGTCTTAGAATGAGCCTTCCAATCTGACTGAACAGCATACCTCTTGGAGCACTTCTCGCACTTCCACTTTTTCTCGCCGTGCTTTCGAGAGAAGTGCTTTTTGATTCCGGTTAGGTCTCCGAGGGCTCGAGAGGGGTCGTGGTGGACACAGGTGGGTTCCGGGCACAGATAGACCTTACGCTTGGGCTCTTTGTTACTCTTCTGCTTTAACTTCCAAGGCAGGTTGTGTCCTCTTCTGTGGAGCTGTAGATTCTGCTCCCTTTGGAAACCTTTGTTGCATACCTCACATATGAACCTGTTTGTTGCCATTAAGGTCTTGGGAGATAGGGCTATGACCTCCGCATCTGGATCTGCTATCAAACATGAAAAACCTAGCTATTACTCACTATTTATATCACTCAAATTAGGTAAACGAGTAGATTCAAAGAAATCGAGACCCATCTAGggtttcccttttttttttatatctgaATGAATGAATGGGAATTGATGATGTGTGTGAATCGAATAGAGAGATAGAGATACTTGCTTGGATTTCCAGGctgatttcttcttttctttggagGAGGTGCAGTGGGTGTAGTGGTAGAAACTGGAGCAGTTGAGGAAGCTGGCGGTGGTTGTTGTAGCGAAGGCATCAGCTGGTTCTGATTTTCTTCTCTGCTATTACTCCCAAAGAAGGCCAACGATGAAGAGGCAGCCGCCATCTATATATACTCGAGAGACAATCTAATTCCTCAACTATACTGTTCAACTCACACTCCTTGAGACCTAGCTAGCTAATTTAGTAGAAAAAATTGCGAAAAAGAAACGCGACGTAGTCTGAACTAGGCAGATTGAGAAAAACAAATATGCTTCGAATAATCGAGAGGAAATAATTAAGTATCTTCGGAGACCGCTACAATCCGgaaatgaagaagaacaagagatgaagagaaagaggagagagaaagagaatagCTAGAGTCAATATGTAGAAAGGAAGAGGTCTTGCTCAAATatcttgtttttaaatgaatatatatataatggggTTATGGGGTACATAACTACATATACTGAAGACATAGTGGTTTTGATTCTCAATTTCTCACTGTAAAATTTTTCTAGCAGCCGGTCGTGTCGTTATGCGGCGCGTGTTTGGGGCCACAAACAGTAGAAATGAGTAGGGTGGTGAACAGTTGCAGTAGAAGTAAGCAGTAGAATCCAGCATTGTAGGCCTTGCCCTCTTTCCCCATGTATCTCCTTCTCCTATTTCGTATCTTGTACTGGCGCGTCAAGACAACCCTAGCTCACTTTCCTCACCCTGCGTCTCTGCCTATCATATATCATATCATCCTCACCCTTCTTCcaactcatcatcatcaagatCAACCAACatgcatctttaaaaaaaaacatagggTGCGGCGGTGCGCTTCTAGAGTTCAAGTACTACAAATTCATGGCACTGCTTCCATACGGGTGTTCTTCCTATATGGAAGCCACGTTTTCCAAATTGGCGCGGAAGATCTTTTAGATGTatcgaattttttttttgaagatgAATGCTTTCCCATTTAGAAATTATATTACGAGATATATACCAAAAAAAACTTCATGCATATCACAGAATATTCTGCGCGAGGTGCTTGATCGAGACACTCCTTAATTACCCAACAtgcattttaaaattaaacgAAGTTGATACATTGATCGAATGACAGATCGATGTGAGACTCAGAATCAGATcgatcatcaattcatcaacCCTGAATTAGGAAGTAATTGTCATGGCAAATTATTTGTGCACTCGTTTTCAGTAAAATAATTGTATATATGTACTCCGTTTCTGTTTGAGAGGATCAattatttcttatttaatCTCAGTAAGTTGCCGGATATCAATATTAATTGATATTTAGACTGCATCTACCTGCTAATTGAACATAATGATAATGAATATAATAATTCGATCACTGCCAATATATGCAAATGACCGGTACGTCGTTAATTTTATTAGTTTCCTGAAAACTCAGTGGTTAATTACTGAAGTTTGAACAACCAATTCAGCTAAAAATATTAATAGTTGGAATACAACATGAGTCCTACCTACTACATACCGGAGAACAATAGATTTACGTACGTACGGCAGATCTAGGGAAGTTTCTTTGGTGACACGTACAGTTAATTATCGGTCTTCATGAAGTTTCATGTGTCTATATCATCTATGAGTACAAATTTATAGCTTGAATACTACATGAAAGAACCTTTCCCGTAACAGATCGAGGAAGGTAATTATCGATCTAGACGTGCTGTTCCGATTATGAGTAAGACGTAAAGCTTCATCCAGTGTCTTAAACTTGAATATATGTACTTAAACACGAAAGCAGCCACTGCTCATAAATAAAGAGAGAAGTTTTCTTACCTTAACTTTTTGTTTATCTGTCGGTTCTGTGGACTcatatatactatatattAATCTTAATTTATGATGTTCAAAGATGGCTAAATTTGGATACACAGAGTTTATGGCTAGACCTCCCGTACCCAATTTCTTAGAAAACAAGGAAATATCATCAGTTATTGTCAAAATCTAAAGCTGGATATTGTGTCGTTTTGATTTTAGCAGTAGTGTACGTGACTATAGGATACTTTATATTTTCACCGGCAAAGGCCAGAAAATGTTCTTTTTCTCCCAGTTAAGTAGTGCCTCTGCACGTTTAGTAGCATGCACGTGAATTAATgaactaaacatgttattttATGACGGATACTGATGCATTTTAGTTCATTCGGAAGAGATAATTTGGGGAATTTTAATTTC
This is a stretch of genomic DNA from Argentina anserina chromosome 4, drPotAnse1.1, whole genome shotgun sequence. It encodes these proteins:
- the LOC126790123 gene encoding protein indeterminate-domain 4, chloroplastic-like isoform X1, yielding MAAASSSLAFFGSNSREENQNQLMPSLQQPPPASSTAPVSTTTPTAPPPKKRRNQPGNPTDPDAEVIALSPKTLMATNRFICEVCNKGFQREQNLQLHRRGHNLPWKLKQKSNKEPKRKVYLCPEPTCVHHDPSRALGDLTGIKKHFSRKHGEKKWKCEKCSKRYAVQSDWKAHSKTCGTREYRCDCGTLFSRRDSFITHRAFCDALAQESARHPSSLSAMATSSHLYPGNNQMMSLGLSQMGGSSLPPNNMLRLGTAGGAAKFEHLMNPSSFGQAQPLPNSSASFFNQGFQDQQQSLNGPFASNKSLHGLMQLPDLQSNTPSNNSPSSTTTAAGSLFNLGFFSNNNSDHHQFSDGNGSSQGTTLFPNGMTDHIGPGLPSSLFGNSLQHENLNGAHMSATALLQKAAQMGSTTSTENSSLLRGLAGSTSSSTRAGAKSISGRQLVSSNSNVGGVSFSRESSSGGEHDQHMRSQQQQVEDENHHLQGLIMNSLANGNSSGASIFGSGVDHHNNFGAHAFTNGNTTRVSLMDQQQQNSANFSNVDEAKLTLDFLGVGGIVRNMGVSGGYDRRGMNMSSLDPELKSSQQPSQAYGGTNALL
- the LOC126790123 gene encoding protein indeterminate-domain 4, chloroplastic-like isoform X2; its protein translation is MAAASSSLAFFGSNSREENQNQLMPSLQQPPPASSTAPVSTTTPTAPPPKKRRNQPGNPNPDAEVIALSPKTLMATNRFICEVCNKGFQREQNLQLHRRGHNLPWKLKQKSNKEPKRKVYLCPEPTCVHHDPSRALGDLTGIKKHFSRKHGEKKWKCEKCSKRYAVQSDWKAHSKTCGTREYRCDCGTLFSRRDSFITHRAFCDALAQESARHPSSLSAMATSSHLYPGNNQMMSLGLSQMGGSSLPPNNMLRLGTAGGAAKFEHLMNPSSFGQAQPLPNSSASFFNQGFQDQQQSLNGPFASNKSLHGLMQLPDLQSNTPSNNSPSSTTTAAGSLFNLGFFSNNNSDHHQFSDGNGSSQGTTLFPNGMTDHIGPGLPSSLFGNSLQHENLNGAHMSATALLQKAAQMGSTTSTENSSLLRGLAGSTSSSTRAGAKSISGRQLVSSNSNVGGVSFSRESSSGGEHDQHMRSQQQQVEDENHHLQGLIMNSLANGNSSGASIFGSGVDHHNNFGAHAFTNGNTTRVSLMDQQQQNSANFSNVDEAKLTLDFLGVGGIVRNMGVSGGYDRRGMNMSSLDPELKSSQQPSQAYGGTNALL